A stretch of DNA from Strigops habroptila isolate Jane chromosome 10, bStrHab1.2.pri, whole genome shotgun sequence:
ATGCCATAAACTTGGCAGAAGGGTAGGAAGCTGTCATGGAATGAAGCCATGTGCTTTATCATCAGTTAGGATAACTTGATGttaacagtaagaaaataaagcattgtTTGTGGTCAAGCTTGTTTTTGCTAGTATAacattagaaaatacttttgccCTTGTTGCAGTGGTAGtttcctgctcttctctttccttgtaGCAGGTATGCTGGCATGAGTTATGTCAGTACAGACCATTCTGTTCTCATGTGATTTGATTAAATTGATTAAAACTTGGTTGTTGAGGAACCAGCAGTTATGTTATATGCTGAATTCTGAGACCTGTTAAGGAGCATAAGGCCAGATATTCACAGCAGTAAAAATGGCACTTTTAATTGTTGAGCAGATAATTTTTGTCTCCCTGTAGTTTAAATTTGTAAATTGGTTTGTTACTTTGTGGATAAGAATTTTTACCTTGCCCCAAATTCCTCAGACCCAGCCCTTGGTTGCCTCAGTTTGCATCCTGAGCCATGTACGTCCTGGCCCACTTCCATTAAAATTAGTCATATTTTAGTTTAACTAGAAGATTATTGTCAGTCTCTAATTTTGAGTAAACCTGGGCAGAGAATAGTTTGCCTGAACTGCTCTGCCAAAATGATCTGCAGGCTGGGAGGTGGGGTGCTAAACTGTTAGAAGAAAGGCATGTGGAACACTTAATCATTTTGTGTCTAACACTGCTGTCTATTTAGAACGCTAGGCAAAAAGTGCTAATAAAGTGGAAAACTCAGATTTTTTAGCAGCAAACTAAAGAGAAATTACTATTACGTTTTCATAACTGATACAGGTTGGATATAAATATTTACgttctaaaataaaatagttgttTTGCAGAAAGTGGTTTGTGtagtaaaatgtatttaatattcCTTTATATGGTCAGCTTTGACAGTCTAATCCTTCAGGTAGGTTAATTACTGTGACAGATTTTGTAGATTGTTTGATAATGGGTTTTTAATACACATGTATGAAAAGCACAGTTGTATGATATAGCttactgaagaacaaaacaaacagtcGTTCCTGAAGTTAGTCAGTGGTTGATAGTGAGCAGCATTAAAAGAGATGTCAAGTACCACTGGATTGTACTAAGCTTCAGAATCTTTGTTGTGCTTCATGCCTTGCAAaaattttaatagcaaaatgTTACCTAGTTAGCTGAACTTCAGCATGTGTTCATGTGCAGTTTCAGATGCtatttgtattttacatgtaGGAGCAAATTAGATTTTGAGaactgaggagaagaaaaaaccctacaaaaatAGGACGTTACAGAAGTATGAGGACAAAGTTTTTAGTGGGGCCTGTtacaacaggacaaggggtaatggttttaaactacaAAAAGGGCAGATTTAGACTATgtaagaaagagatttttttacaatgaaactGGTGAAACACTgtaacaggttgcccagagaggtgtAGATAcctcatccctggaaacattcaaggtcaggttggatggggctctgagcaacctgatctagttgaggATATCCCTGCTTATTGGAGGGGGGCTGGACCAAATCATCTTTGActaggtcccttccaacccaaatgattctattCTCAGCATTTTTGTGTTCCTGGAGCAGTGTCATATACAAGTGTGTTGTTGCTGATGTGGGTGGAAGTGGTTTAAGATGTTATTGCACAGAGATGGATGTTATTTGTTCTGCAGCCGAGAAGCAGGAACTAACTGCCTGAGGCTTGTTGCATGGGTTTTGTGGGAAGACTTGCTTTTTTGAATTGGCATTGGAAAGACTACAAGCGTTGTCATTAGGTCTGCTTCATTTCCACTTCAGAGGTTAAGGAAGTGTGTATCTGATTGCATTGTTCGACTTTGCAGGCTggtttggcttttggttttgttttggttttggtttggtttggtttttttcagagaataatAACAATAGTGGATAGAgaggtgtttttttctgatagGTTTCCTCTGAAACAATGATGACGGTAGTTTTAAATGCTGATGTAAGCAAAAAGAAGCACCaagctttctttccaaaaaatCATTGAAAAGTGTTTCATTTGCTCTATGCTGATACTGAAACTGCCTTTCAGGAGAgttggttttaaaaaacaaaatagaactTCAGCAATAggtttaattttacttttcaggGATAATTTTAGTAAGCATGGCAGCATTTCATGAGTAGGCTTTTCATCTGAAGCTACGTGATGTACAGATATTATGAGATATGCAAATTggctttcatcttttttttttttttactaagcTAGTGgtaaataagaacagaaatctTGAAAATTCTATTTCTGAATAGTTAGTGTAATGTCTTTTACCATTTCAGACTGTTTTACTGGATGCTTTTTAGTTTAAATCTTGTTTGTGTTAGCAGAACACACAGAACATGTTTCTTGCCAGGTCATGAAAGCGTAGACAACCTTTGTCCAGGCTACTGTTCTGATAATCTTTGTAAGAAATTTCTTAGGAAAATCAGAGGAACGCTAAAATGAGCATATTAAGTATTAAATGCTCTTACTGTTTGTTAAGCTAAATTTATGTAAAGTAGATCCAGCTTCCTTGCATATATTGTAAGTGTAGAGCAGTCAataatgaaattctgttttctctctgattcTGAGTTTATGGAGCTTTGTTTCAtcttgaaggaggaaaaaaaaatagcattgtTTGATAcagaaacagtggaaaaaaggaCATGAGAATACTGTCAACTGGTGTTACGTTTGTTTTGAATTCTGCCATCAGAATAGCTTTAGTTTTAGTTTTCTCTTGTGCTCATACAGAATTATTTGACGTTCATTAAGTTCTGCAGAAGTTCAAGGAGCATCTTTTCACATGCATTTGATTGCAGGACTTGGTTTGTAAATTAGCATGGTATTTTAGTGAAATGTTGCtatgctggagggaaaaaaatctagacTAACTAGGCATAAACTTTGATATGAGTTCTTAGCaattaattatttgttttagtttgCCTTTGATTATACTGAAAATCAAGCTTTAATGTAACTGACCACATAGTCAATTCCGTTTCACTGATTTACGTGTTTTGGTTCTTCAACAGAGGCTTACAGCTAATCCAGGAGGTAAGCAACGTAGCAGACTGTCCATCATGTCTCAGCATCTCTGCACTGttgaaaactgttttgtgaTTCCAGGTGAAGCTTTTGTTCCAAAGCCAGAGGTAagttttgatgtattttttggggggcttttttgttaatttgttaGTCAAGCAATATATCTGATTTTGAGTAAGGTACACTGGTGCTCTGGTTCATCTCCATACTATGAAGTGATGTGATATGCCTGTAAACAAAACATACTCGCTTCAAGAAGGTgcttttttttggttatttagaacTTGGCTTTGGCCTTCAAGCTTGTCTGCAAGATCAGCAAACTTCTTTAGGTGCTTCTGAAGAGCTGATAAGGATTGAATGATATGATATTTTGCTAGGATTGTAGCACCTTTGGAAAGCCTACAGTTTTACAGTTTGCATTTATAAACGGTTCGGGAATTACGCCTAGAAAAGTTGACGGGTCTTTTGAAAGACCCtgataaataaaagcttttcatttgtcATCTTTGTCAAAGATCTCTGATTTTACCATGTCTATAATCTTTACATGCCACCCTACTCATCTTTAACATATTTAACTCCCTCCTATTCACTATAGCACTTTGTCAGTTACATCCCACTGCctatttaaaaaagtaacaatcttttctccctcttatCTGTTCTTGAGTAGAGAACAGTCTCTTTGCTGTCCTCTTGTCTACTTTTTTTATCAATAGCCATTATGATTGTAGGAatcaaaaattaataaattgtGTTTTGGGCAAGAGTGTATTttattgattgattgatttGTTATGTAAAAATGTGTGCCTGACACTAAGTGGGGTCAGTTTTCCCTGAATGCACATGGAAATGtactcttctgtttcagaaatgaacTTGCAGCTTCTGAAAGTTCCTCTTAAACTTGTTGGTTCAGCTTATCAATACATCTCACTTCTTCCTTACCACAGTCTATCTTCTGGTCTTTTTACTCTTCAGGCTTATCTCTTGAGAACCTTTGAAAGgttattctctctctttttatcaCAGCAAATTTTAAGGCCTCTATCTCAGCATATTCTGatgataatttaaaattctgttagTATTTTTTGAGCAAGTAACTGATCAAGTGTATTCAGTTATTAGTCGTGACAGCAGTctgttgtgaagaaaaatgaccATGCTTAAGACATTTTTTGCTGTGAGTTTTTAGATTAGtagagggttgttttttttcctgtctcctaGGTGAACGAAACATAATTTCAGTATGTCATCTCCCCATTAAATATGTGAAATAGTCTCCAGGAAGGCCAAAATACCAATTTTGTGATGGTTTCTCAGCTGTGGATGCAATGTGATGGCATAGTAGAGCTAGCGTAGTCTAAAGTCTTGTGCAGATGGTGTCTCAGAATTAGGAAGCTGTACCTGatattcctgttttcctgtgctgaaaAGGCCACAATTGGCCAAGGGAGAGGTAACTCATACAATTGTGACAAATGTCTTAGTATAATCAAATCCTACAGTCGGTGCTTTGTTGAATAAAAAAGGCAGTACCATTGAAGGGAAGCAtatctttaatatatttctttgagttaaaacaaataccatttatattgcaaaagcagaaagtacGAATTTTTCAGACAGACCTAGCACCCgttttcaatgtattttatttccttcaaacTTCTGTTTTACGTGGATCCTGTGCTTTGTCCCTGTTCTTTTAGCTGTAGACTGACATGTGGGTTTAGATATTACCATTTCTGATAGaatctttgttttcatggaaaGCTCTTCAGCATACTGTGAACAAAATGGCTCAGTGCTTGATTTTTGTGTCATAGGTATACAAAGAAGTTTAGGTACCTCTGTATAaaatttactgcttttgtaACCATTTTGCTTATGGTTTGCAATTCTTACCCTTCCCTTATGCTGTCCTGTAAAAATGCTGTTGGTTCTTATTTTACAGTGTTAGTTTTAATTCACATACATAGCAATGATCACACATTAGTGTTATGTCAAAATCCTTACAACAGGTGGAGATGCATGTTTTTGGGAATGAGTTGTTTACCTCATTTGCTCATTAAATGAATATTATTTCAACGATACTATGAATGTTGAGATGCAAAAGACTCTTGGTTTATGGAGTGGAATGGTGCTGCACAGCACTGtctaagcaaagaaaatttgtctttttgGTCAGTTAAGTCTCTGCAGTGCTGAATAACTACTGCTACTAGCATTAGGGTTAGTACAAAACAAGCTCCTTGATGAATACATAGGAAACTCAAAGCAGTTGTGTAACAGTAGTAACACAAGCAAGATGTAATTCCATTCTATGTGTATTAGAATAAAGCCTCTTTACACATTAGATGcataaaacatttcactttctCAAATGCTATAACAAAAGATCTTTTTCCATCAAACTGTACATATAATGTCAAGGCCCCTTCGTACTGTTTTAGTGAATTTCAGGCTAATAATATGGGAAATGAAAGTTGTAGACAAATAAATAGCAGTTGGTCTTGTTAAAAGACTTGTCCAGCATTATGATATTCCTCAATTTAAAGGCCTGTGTCATACCCCTTTCATTCTCTTACCAATGCTAGCAAATTAACATCAATTTGATTCTCGTTTAGGGAAGCATTTAGATAGACCATACTCTGCCAGTGAtcaatacaaaacaaaatttgtGTGTTGGAAGAAAAGGTTAAAGGATCTAAGATTATTAATCAAAATAAGGGAGTTACTTGTCTCTTTATCACCATTGTATATTACGttttacagtaataaaatatGTGGGTGTAGGCCTGAAACAGACCCtaaagtaataattaaaaagactTACAAAGTTCTTTTAGAAGGCCAGGAACATAGAAGACAATAAGTGGTAGCTCTATTATTTGAGCTGTTAAAAGCTACTTTGAGGAAGTGTAAGTCAGAACGTTTCCAGATTTTTCTTGAACATAGATAATTTAGTTTGCATCCTGCGTATTACAGTGTGCAGGTGTTTTCATAGTCATGGTTACATTTCTGTTGTTGTATTACTCCTCACATCTAACATTCATTGTGTAGTGATAGATTAGTAGCTATTGGTGAATGCAGAGCAGACATTTCTTTAACAATAATAAATGAAACCCACAGCAGGTGGCAGTTTGGGGCGGGAGAGCCATTTTTGGCAAGATTTGAATGGTACTGCTGATTCTTCAGCCTGATATGCAGAATATACAATGCAGTTAAGGTTTGGGTCTTATggggttttggtgtgggttttgttttgggggttttgtgtgtgtttttttgttttgtattttaagaaatctAGTTACTGAGGCAATTtagaactgaaaatgaaaggcagattggtctgctatttaaaaatcattcaaTTTGGCTCCTTGGACAAAGAGTGgctgggttgttgttttttttttcctttcaccataattaaaataaagataaaaatgtaaaatatgctATAAAACATTGTATGTTATTGATAGCCTGATTTGCTAAATAGAAGGCAGTTAGTTTTTAAGCATCTTTGTTGTAATAAGCCATCAATACATTAACTGTACTGTcagttatgttttaaaatagttccttttttcttcaataaatgTTACTTGGAAAGTCAAAAAGAATGGtttgaaaaatcaagaaaaaagtaCTCTTGGAGCAGACTTAAGCATTATTTCTTAACTTCATTCCTTTTGTGGATGCTGCTATAAATGAAATACTTTACTTAAACATAACTTCAGCTCAGATGTAAGAAAAGTGCTATGTTATACATTCTTTGAAATAATCAAGCTACActtagcacaaaaaaaaaaggcatcaatGGATAGAAATAACTGCATTTACACATAGTCCTTCAGGTTGTAACCTGCGTTgctgtcctgctctgcagatgGGAAATGGTGCTGCTTTGGAGGGTAAATCCATGctccttgctgctttttaaaacatgaagtgCAGAAGATAACACCTGCGATAAGCAGAAACCCTGCTGAAATAAATCCTGTGTAAACCGCTCCTCCTGGTTCATGTTTACTGCTCTCTGGAACAGTCTGGTCcagaaaatttgaaattatttctcttgtaTACCAGGATGTTGGTACTAATCCAAAAATTCCTGCAAGAATGAAGCAGACCCCTCCAGCAAAACAAGCGTGACTTTTGCTGTcagtgtcccctcccaactttGTGCACTTCATTCCAACTGTAGTGATGCAGATCCCAAAGGCTGATAGGATACATGACAGTACCATGGTGGTCCGTGCAGCCTGGATGTAGACGGGGAGGGAGAGAACGGAGTATTTTAGGGTACAGCTAAACATCCCGGTGCTGTACCATGTGCAGTCCATCCAAAGTCCTTGCATCTGTGTTATAGCTGTTATGATATTCGAACCAACATCTGCATTTACCTTCCAGTTTGGTAGCAAGGTGGCTGTGATATCTccaaaaacaccaaacaaagccagaataaaagcaaagaactgcAGACTTGCTGATGCCATGGTGATTATCTGCTGTCAACTTTTGTCTGCCCTTTCTCTTGAAAAGGAGTGTAACTGGTCGGTAGCTTCGTAGCCAAGGCTGTAGCCCTGTGTaacagggaggaaggggagggagaagtgtgagggggaaagaaaaagaaatcagcaaacaacaaaagcttgcatttaaaattagagCTTTCTGAATGGATATCTGAACATGACCCTGAAGCAGATGAGAGCAGCCGAGCAGCTGTACACAAGGTACTCGAGCATAAATGATGGCAAATGGACAGTGTTTTAGAATTGCTTGTaacaaggagctgctgcccttTCCTGCATGATTGCAAACCATCAAGCAAAACTTATTTTACTTGAGTTGTTTGTGGTCATAGTATGCAGATTGCAGGCTTGCTAGACAAATACACATTGTCAATGGAATATTAGGAACTTGCAGATTAGAAATCATTGCAGAAAAACGCTGTggtaaaaaatatattctactCTTCAGGTGCCTTCCTTAAATGTTTGTGGCTGTAGTCGGTTCCTGTTAGCAATGAATAttgataatattttcttttgtttgaagaATGGTTAAAGGTAACCCttcatttcagttgttttaatattctctgttcttttgtttaatAACTTACAACATTTCCTGGTTTTGAAGGGGAATAagattgaatttattttttgcagtattttcacGATTAAGTCACGTGACTCTTgtaaatcaatattttattttctgtcagtgATTCTCAGTCCTTGACTTAGAGCAGCAGTATCAGTCACTTACctgtctgaaataatttacaaattTGCTATGAAGTggcagttttaaaaatgcattagaaaaCCCCCTCCCTGCTATTCTTGCATACAGAGTCAAATTTCATTTGACAGATGAGAACATTTTAGGCAGTATGATAACTGTGCACCTGGGAAGACAGAACCATTGCTGTTACGTCAGCTGGACTATTGGGacagcagaggaagaacaaTGGTTTGAAACCTCTGTGAGGAGGATTAGAAATGGTGCCCTGCCTTTTAAGTGGGGCTGTGTAATTGGTAGGTTTTGTCTTTTATCAGAGTGATAACAGGAAGGGCGGTCCTCAGTCTGGATTATGCTTCCTGTCTAAATATGAACAATAATACTAAAATTGGTGTTTAGCATTAGAACTTTCTTGAAAAGCTGTGATAATAAGGGTTAAGGTTGAAAGAAGTGGAACATAATATCTGTAGCATTGTACTATTATTTCATTATACGTAAGACAACAAGGTTTTGATCAGTATATATCAGTCTTTAGTGGTATTACATAACAAGTAATTATCTAATTTATATATTGTGCTTAGTCCAGGTAATTGTTCAAGGATGTGCTAACTCTGTCCAGCATACATCTATTTAAAAATGATTATAGTTAAGGATTTGACTATTCACAGctactcatttttaaaaacttacttCAAAGACCTGCCTATTTCCAAATCTCTTCGTTTTGTTCAGACTGAAGAGTATCATTTGCTGTATCAGGCCCATGAGAAAGATGACTTAACTTCCTTTTACAGAAGGAACTGACATGTCTTGATAGCTCGGAACTCATTCAAAAGCATATTCTGGAACAGCTAACTAGGATCTTGAGTTAGCTTTTTTCattgcttcctttttaaaatttcagcatATAAAAACACGCAAGTATAAGCGCAAATCACTGCAAATGGTAGTCATACATTGCATTTAATGGGATGAACCAAATTAAAGGCCTGATAAATTCAAGTATATGCACTGCAagtgtaataaaaaatacagttatgtTTCGTTCCTGTTTTTGTAGCACTTACTGCTGGATGTGAGGTCTGAgatgttttcttcactgcagatGTCCTGGAAAAACGCGGTTTTTCTTGAATGGAACTGTCCTTTCTCTTGTAAAACTGCATTGGCGTGTATTAGCAAAATTTCTTggaatgttgtttttttctcttctctacAGCAAGTGCATTACTGCTGTTTGTTCTCTCTCTTAGTTCCATCCACCCGAGAATAAAGGAGTACTTTGTTTAATGAGTTTTGTTTGACAAAACGCTCAGtaagggaaagcaaagagattATGGAGGAAAACACATAGAGGCCCTTAGTCCTAAATACATAATGATATCCAGGTTCTGTGATGAAAGCTCTGGGCTTTATGATGAAAACCGTGAACAACgattaaaaggaataaaatctcGGGAATCCAGAAACTATAGACTTATGGATTGGGGGGTGAGGGGTCATTAGATGCTGAGGGGGAAGGGTAGGCTTCATTTAAGTTGAACTGAGAGCCagagggttttgttgtttgtcggttgttggggtttttgttggttttttttttcatcacagaTAATCTTATTAAGAGTTTAAATTTCCTGGGAAAGAActatgcaatttattttaatttgtaattgGAACAGCAGGACATTTCTGTTCAAGTACGCTTTTTGCTTATCTCTTCTTGGTAGCCTTAGCCTTCTGTAGGTCATCCTGGAACTTGTTACGTTTGTATGGGTCTGTATAAAAGGACGAAGggataaagctgctaaaaaGGCTTGTGTGGTGACTGCAGCGCATCAAAGAATGGCCTTGACAATTTGCTGTGTTGAATCAAGAAGTTAGGAAAAGTCTTGCTGATGGTAGCAGTGATACACGCGTAGGTTCTGCACCTGACTTTCGGCTTCCTGTGATCCTGTTTGTGATCCCAGTGTGAAAGGACTAATTACAAAGCTGTTCTTACACAGGAATTAGATTATTGCTGTTAGTGTAGTGGCACAgttattttccactgaaaagtGGACCAAAATGAAACCTTTGCATTGGAACAAGGTTGCTAAGAGATCCACATACGTGGTGTTAGACCTAACATTTATCTGTAGTAGACAGATACTGAATATTTAGCTGGTGAGAGTGCTTGCTTAGAAGTGTCTTAGTAAGATCTCAAGTAGTCTGTTTCAGTGAAGCTGTAATACGTTCCGCTTAGGTTTCAGTTCCCTCTGAGTAAATTACAGCTTGAAAAAGGgtctttgggtttcttttaatgcagccctgTTGCAAGATACATGTATTGCCCATCATGAAGCCCTTACTGTCAACAATTAGTAAAAATTGTCTCATTTAAGCTTATTCTGATTTATACTGTTGGTTTAATCAGTAAGGCAGCAGACATCTCTGAATTAAATTGTGTTCCTCCTACCCTACCAGAACATAAACCTTCAATGTTCAGAAACACCAAGCCAGCAAGGGGAGAATAATTGCCATACTATTGACAGTTCAGGGTGTATCAGTTGAATAATTTTCATATTCATTATGTTGGGAGAATTGGGtattgttttgtaaatatttctaaCATACTTGGtagggtgaaaaagaaaagttttactGATAAAATTATCAGCAAATTGTGCTGTTGTGTACTCTGTTGGCTTTCATAATTCTACTCTATGCATATTAAAAAGGTTAGGGAAAAATAGCATGTATAATTTTAAAGGAGTGGCCaattacaaatgaaaagctttccCCTGTATCTGTTGCTATAGTAACCAGGCAGCTTTCCTAGGgtccaaagaaaacagcatctaTAATGGACCAAATGCTgagaagtgctgtgttttgtttcagaaccAGAAATTATTGCCCACTGGCCTTAAGATTACAAATTGAGCTGTTATTTTGTTAAACCGTACACTGCATCTagattgtgttttctttcttcttcagaaatttGTGTTAAAGATGCAGCTCCAACTCCCAGAGAGACCAGATATATCACTTATAAGCAGTTCTGTGAAACTGGGGTCCCAAATGGTATCTCTGGTGGGTTTCTTATCCCTGAGTTTGTagagaaaatactttgtttcatttcttgaCAAAAATGTGGGTAAACATGTGCATGTGTGAATGCAAGCCCTCAGTATGTCTGTACAAGGAGCTGGTTGGTTATGTGAAGTATTTGCTCTGTTCTGCCTCAGTGTGAACACAAgtttttgctgcctttctgtGGTCTCCCTGACAGGTATCAGCAACCTGTGGCAAAGGTAGAATCTATCAGCACTTGAGAAATTCAGAAACTGCTCTGGAAAACAGGTTTATGTGCCTTTTACTGCAGATTCCATATGTCAAGTTTTCTTTGTTACGTAATTTTTAAATACGTTCTCGTGtcattacattttaataatttaggggttttggggttttttttgatcTTAGCTTTAGCTTtcagaaaaggtggaaaaacagagaaaaaacacttaTCTGTAACATATGCTTGAGATTAGCAGTGCTAATACTGGAAACTCAGTATTGTTTTTTTCATCAGCACCAttaatcagtatttttttttcctttttctagcCAGTATTTTCATTCAGCTTCATAAGTTCTGTCTACATAAAAAACTTGTTGTTTGAATTGAATCATTTCAGTTGAAGGCAAATACAATACCTCTGCTGTTGAAGCAGTTGTAGCAGATGGATGTATTTGACAGCTGAGCTGTTCCCACTGAAAGTACAACATGGATGGATGGCACTTTTGTGCCAGAATATGTCCACATCAGAGGTTACTAtgatttaattgttttaaaaaacctccacaaacTCAGAGCAGTTTTGGTTCAAGcagtagaaaaaaacctgcGCTTTTTTTGAAGTACTCTTTTGCTATAG
This window harbors:
- the CLDN20 gene encoding claudin-20, encoding MASASLQFFAFILALFGVFGDITATLLPNWKVNADVGSNIITAITQMQGLWMDCTWYSTGMFSCTLKYSVLSLPVYIQAARTTMVLSCILSAFGICITTVGMKCTKLGGDTDSKSHACFAGGVCFILAGIFGLVPTSWYTREIISNFLDQTVPESSKHEPGGAVYTGFISAGFLLIAGVIFCTSCFKKQQGAWIYPPKQHHFPSAEQDSNAGYNLKDYV